In bacterium, the following are encoded in one genomic region:
- a CDS encoding extracellular solute-binding protein has protein sequence MNSDGHSGAVDRRTFLKLAAGTGLATAGGLGFARTSFAASTVTLSLWTGYPELVPFYKGVAAGYAKTHPNVAVNVFSTSLREAETKLSAAVPTGTGPDIYDIGTNISVKFIDGGLLDPNPPDVVQYMKSGAWDSSVVEFFNIGGKYYGLPLQDGSRASMFYNKSLLKEAGIAAPPSTFPQVVEAARKLTKVDSTGKMTRSGLSLRLSGQGSGIAEKFRFVLEPAGGSLIGKTASGKYHNNYDNAAGRAALQFYVDAVQKYKIDDPKIPHDADAFVAGTTAMFFREAWVIGEIQQKNPTLDYGVVPIPRWTAAGPYKMLLQPWGIYVNGKSGNKSVSWDFLKFLTNAQNAVQLTSMTGWVSERRDVDWKPLLAKTPQFQVFVAPPKGIVFYVEPVMSAWDEIETKLADRLAEAYVDPSLNNNPTKVAATIHTMAAETDGILKTAGLYGTA, from the coding sequence ATGAACAGCGATGGCCACAGCGGTGCAGTTGATCGAAGGACGTTTCTGAAGCTCGCCGCGGGGACGGGCCTGGCGACCGCAGGAGGGTTGGGGTTCGCGAGAACGTCGTTTGCGGCGTCAACGGTGACGCTCTCTCTGTGGACCGGGTATCCAGAACTGGTGCCGTTCTATAAGGGCGTGGCGGCCGGCTACGCTAAGACCCATCCGAACGTCGCGGTCAACGTTTTCAGTACGTCGCTGCGTGAGGCCGAGACGAAGCTCTCGGCGGCGGTGCCGACTGGTACCGGTCCCGACATCTACGATATCGGCACGAACATCAGCGTGAAATTCATTGACGGCGGACTCCTCGATCCCAATCCGCCCGACGTGGTGCAGTACATGAAGAGCGGCGCGTGGGATTCATCCGTCGTCGAGTTTTTCAACATCGGGGGCAAGTACTACGGGCTGCCTCTCCAGGATGGAAGCCGAGCGTCGATGTTCTACAACAAGTCGCTGTTGAAGGAGGCCGGGATTGCCGCGCCGCCATCGACGTTCCCCCAGGTGGTTGAAGCGGCGCGCAAGCTCACCAAGGTCGACTCTACGGGGAAGATGACCCGAAGCGGCCTGAGCCTCCGTCTCTCGGGTCAAGGCAGCGGTATCGCCGAGAAGTTCCGGTTCGTGCTGGAACCGGCTGGCGGGTCGTTGATCGGGAAGACCGCGAGCGGCAAGTACCACAACAACTATGACAACGCGGCCGGTCGGGCCGCTCTGCAGTTCTATGTCGATGCGGTCCAGAAGTATAAGATCGACGATCCGAAGATTCCGCACGATGCGGATGCGTTCGTAGCCGGCACGACCGCCATGTTCTTCCGGGAGGCCTGGGTCATTGGTGAGATCCAGCAGAAGAATCCGACGCTGGATTACGGCGTCGTTCCGATCCCCCGCTGGACCGCGGCCGGTCCGTACAAGATGCTACTGCAGCCGTGGGGCATCTACGTGAACGGCAAGAGCGGCAACAAGAGCGTGTCGTGGGACTTCCTCAAGTTCTTGACGAACGCGCAGAACGCGGTCCAGTTGACGTCGATGACCGGGTGGGTCTCCGAGCGACGGGACGTGGACTGGAAACCGTTGCTGGCCAAGACGCCGCAGTTTCAGGTCTTCGTGGCTCCTCCCAAAGGCATCGTCTTTTACGTGGAGCCTGTGATGTCCGCGTGGGACGAAATCGAAACCAAGCTGGCCGATCGGCTGGCGGAAGCGTACGTCGATCCGAGCCTGAACAACAACCCGACGAAGGTGGCCGCGACGATCCACACGATGGCTGCGGAGACGGACGGGATCCTCAAGACCGCGGGCTTGTACGGGACGGCGTGA
- a CDS encoding sugar ABC transporter permease, whose protein sequence is MALVPILALFAYIRVFPIAWSLILSFYQWDLISLHKPFVGFANYVSLTHDANFLTALKNTTIYSLATVVVSTVISLPLAMFLSGTTRVGVFYQAIYFLPVITPMVPMAIAWKWIYDYNYGILNYALSFVGVKPIPWLTSSRIALWALIIMSVWKILGYNLILFLVGIRNIPLVYLEAADLDGATSWQRFRFVTLPLLKSILLYVLVTATINSYNVFTQVYVMTLGSQSAPGNAVRVLVYDIYQNAFSYFHMGYASAEAVILTMIVLVVTAFQFGFVRGEET, encoded by the coding sequence GTGGCCTTGGTTCCGATCCTGGCGCTGTTCGCGTACATCCGTGTCTTCCCGATCGCGTGGAGCTTGATCCTGAGCTTCTATCAATGGGATCTGATCAGTCTACACAAACCGTTCGTCGGGTTCGCCAACTACGTGTCGCTGACGCACGACGCCAACTTCTTGACCGCGCTCAAGAACACCACGATCTACTCACTCGCGACCGTGGTCGTCAGCACCGTGATCTCGCTCCCGCTCGCGATGTTCCTGTCCGGGACAACCCGGGTCGGGGTTTTCTATCAAGCCATCTACTTTCTACCGGTGATCACCCCGATGGTGCCGATGGCGATCGCCTGGAAGTGGATCTACGATTACAACTACGGCATTTTGAACTATGCGCTGTCGTTCGTCGGCGTCAAGCCGATCCCGTGGTTGACGAGCTCCCGGATCGCGTTGTGGGCGCTGATCATCATGAGCGTGTGGAAGATCCTCGGCTACAATCTGATTCTGTTCCTGGTGGGGATCCGTAACATTCCGCTCGTCTACCTCGAAGCGGCGGACCTCGACGGCGCGACGTCGTGGCAGCGGTTTCGCTTCGTTACGCTGCCGTTGTTGAAATCGATCCTGCTGTATGTGCTGGTCACGGCGACGATCAACTCCTACAACGTGTTCACGCAAGTCTACGTCATGACCTTGGGGTCGCAGTCGGCGCCCGGGAACGCGGTCCGTGTCCTCGTGTACGATATCTATCAGAATGCGTTCTCGTACTTCCATATGGGGTACGCCTCCGCCGAGGCGGTCATTCTGACGATGATCGTGCTCGTGGTGACGGCGTTCCAGTT